In the Pseudanabaena sp. PCC 7367 genome, one interval contains:
- the psb30 gene encoding photosystem II reaction center protein Ycf12/Psb30, producing MDFLTDITGIFSAIDFKVIFQLTCLALIVVAGPVVVFILANKGGDM from the coding sequence ATGGACTTTCTTACTGATATTACAGGCATTTTTTCCGCCATTGATTTTAAAGTTATTTTTCAGCTCACCTGCTTGGCCCTGATTGTAGTTGCTGGCCCTGTGGTTGTCTTCATCCTTGCTAATAAAGGTGGTGACATGTAG
- a CDS encoding DUF697 domain-containing protein, which translates to MANSRIWLRVGLVVGIGTAGMLGMLTVQNAIASLIDGWPLILLGAVSAVGIIFLVNSRQAAFAEPEAELPLDRDRLKQELQKAEQLITKISDPTSRNDLNQRAKQIATQLTQEKFRITVFGTGSSGKTSVINALMGREVGNTAATIGTTTTEQEYPYAAIALRKAHSTQGEKLPHQADSHRGITSTTAIANPAASNQSNQANKKPNSTQKKRQILLIDTPGLQEIGTDGQTHEAEAVKLAQAADLLIFVADGDLTNAEHQQLQQLCQLDKRVILAFNKTDRYMPTDRVKILAKLKTRVAELLKPEDIVAIAACPAPIKVRQYHAEANGQAVPTESVNAAFNVGEPDYLGYVGSLRQSTTSASQVSPTSESKVTNVTEWLEPLPIEIAPLRDRIEQILSVEQEQLLCKNARLQIITLKKATRLVLRKLRRTEAEKIITRYQWLSAATVFANPLPGLDLVAGAAINTQLIIELGRLYEQKFSANKAKKTATIMAELLIKLGGVEVITTAIATFLKANAITYAIGGSIQAITVAYLTRIGGISFLDYLEQLDRNPSNIQPKQTEPMLKALHRYCQSNLRRMQGEVFFTNFIKVAVATLAGSNKTAGNNSNS; encoded by the coding sequence ATGGCAAACTCTCGAATTTGGCTCCGGGTTGGTTTGGTGGTGGGCATTGGTACGGCTGGAATGCTGGGTATGCTTACGGTTCAAAATGCGATCGCCAGTTTAATCGATGGCTGGCCATTGATCCTGTTGGGAGCGGTCAGCGCGGTTGGGATCATATTTTTAGTGAATTCTCGCCAAGCTGCATTTGCTGAGCCAGAGGCTGAGTTGCCCCTCGACCGCGATCGGCTCAAGCAAGAACTGCAAAAAGCCGAACAATTAATCACCAAAATTAGCGATCCAACTAGCCGCAATGACCTGAACCAAAGGGCTAAACAGATTGCCACCCAGCTAACCCAGGAAAAGTTCCGGATTACGGTGTTTGGCACTGGTTCTTCTGGCAAAACCTCGGTGATCAATGCCCTGATGGGGCGTGAGGTTGGCAACACAGCAGCGACGATCGGCACCACTACAACCGAGCAAGAATATCCCTATGCCGCGATCGCACTTAGAAAAGCTCACAGCACTCAAGGCGAAAAATTACCACATCAAGCAGATTCGCATCGTGGGATTACATCAACAACGGCGATCGCTAACCCAGCCGCATCTAACCAGTCTAATCAAGCCAACAAAAAGCCTAATTCAACCCAGAAAAAACGCCAGATTCTGCTGATCGACACCCCCGGCCTCCAGGAAATTGGCACTGATGGCCAAACCCATGAAGCAGAAGCGGTCAAATTAGCCCAGGCCGCCGATCTGTTGATTTTTGTGGCCGATGGCGATCTCACCAATGCCGAGCATCAACAACTCCAACAACTTTGCCAACTTGATAAGCGGGTGATCCTGGCTTTTAATAAAACCGATCGCTATATGCCAACCGATCGAGTCAAAATCCTCGCCAAACTCAAAACCAGAGTTGCTGAGCTACTGAAACCAGAGGATATCGTAGCGATCGCGGCTTGCCCTGCGCCGATCAAAGTCCGGCAATATCATGCTGAGGCGAATGGTCAAGCAGTACCAACTGAATCAGTCAATGCTGCATTTAATGTTGGTGAGCCCGACTATTTAGGCTATGTAGGTTCTTTACGTCAATCTACCACCTCAGCTAGCCAGGTTAGCCCAACTAGCGAATCTAAGGTGACTAATGTGACTGAATGGCTGGAACCATTGCCGATCGAGATTGCCCCCCTGCGCGATCGGATTGAGCAAATTCTGTCGGTCGAGCAGGAGCAGTTGCTATGTAAAAATGCGCGATTGCAAATTATCACGCTCAAAAAGGCTACCCGCCTGGTGTTGCGGAAATTACGCCGCACTGAAGCCGAAAAAATCATCACCCGCTATCAATGGCTAAGTGCTGCAACCGTATTTGCTAACCCCCTGCCAGGGCTCGATCTAGTTGCTGGGGCGGCGATCAATACGCAGTTGATCATTGAATTGGGGCGACTCTATGAACAAAAATTCAGCGCTAACAAAGCTAAAAAAACCGCCACAATCATGGCCGAATTGCTAATCAAACTCGGTGGCGTGGAAGTGATTACCACTGCGATCGCCACGTTCCTGAAGGCCAATGCGATCACCTACGCGATCGGCGGTTCGATCCAGGCAATTACTGTGGCCTATTTAACTAGAATTGGCGGCATCAGCTTTTTAGACTACCTGGAGCAGCTCGATCGCAATCCTAGCAATATCCAGCCCAAACAAACCGAACCCATGCTAAAAGCCCTACACCGCTATTGCCAGAGCAATTTGCGTAGAATGCAGGGCGAAGTATTTTTTACTAATTTTATTAAAGTTGCCGTGGCCACCCTGGCAGGTAGCAATAAAACGGCGGGAAATAACTCTAATTCCTAA
- a CDS encoding Npun_F5749 family FMN-dependent PPOX-type flavoprotein yields the protein MSLAPWRSFLARSLHKHKSEPQSRYFQIATVDKQGYPTNRTVVFRGFREKDDQIKFITDRRSEKVLHLDRQPRAEICWYFAKTREQFRIAGPLMVIDAAYPDQELLQARQATWQQISDAARSQFLWPAPGQPVTKSPVPDASGSPDKMEPGANFCLVIMAPQRVDHLQLAGQQHRTIYERDRQGNWSQQQVNP from the coding sequence ATGAGCTTAGCCCCCTGGCGATCGTTTCTAGCCCGTAGCCTCCATAAGCACAAGAGCGAACCACAATCGCGCTATTTTCAAATTGCTACGGTTGATAAGCAAGGCTATCCCACCAATCGCACCGTGGTGTTCAGGGGCTTTCGGGAAAAAGACGATCAAATTAAGTTCATCACCGATCGCCGCAGTGAAAAAGTATTGCATCTTGATCGCCAGCCCAGGGCGGAGATTTGCTGGTATTTTGCCAAAACCCGTGAACAATTCCGCATCGCTGGCCCACTCATGGTTATTGATGCTGCATATCCTGATCAAGAACTTTTACAAGCACGCCAAGCCACCTGGCAGCAGATTTCTGACGCAGCGCGATCGCAATTTCTGTGGCCGGCTCCTGGTCAACCTGTTACAAAATCCCCAGTTCCAGATGCTTCTGGCTCTCCAGATAAAATGGAGCCAGGGGCAAATTTTTGCCTGGTGATCATGGCACCACAGCGGGTAGACCATCTACAATTGGCTGGACAACAGCACCGCACTATTTATGAACGCGATCGCCAGGGGAATTGGTCACAGCAACAAGTTAATCCATAA
- a CDS encoding DUF1361 domain-containing protein: MNDRLDYIDWNVALYALMDNGEPMSWNLLLALIPLVLSCYLFHLPRSLVLRWSLWIALGVTVAGSYPRILPILVRLANGSGLAIALGLGIFGIGLWRFLGRQRFKPILWWLGCLVCLLFLPNAAYILTDLIHLILDIRKGYPIGVVMFGLMPQYLLFIGVGFAAYVLSIMNVGFYLRDRGLSRYIMPTEITIHLLSAIGIYLGRFDRMNSWDVIGDSTALAKGILNMLTSTHALLVIAVTFLVLAITYALSKFINLGLLLQSQDLKRP, translated from the coding sequence ATGAACGATCGCCTGGATTATATCGACTGGAATGTGGCGCTATATGCGCTGATGGACAATGGCGAACCGATGTCGTGGAATTTGCTATTGGCATTGATTCCATTGGTTTTGAGTTGTTATTTATTTCACTTGCCGCGATCGCTAGTTTTGCGTTGGAGCTTGTGGATCGCTCTGGGTGTAACGGTGGCAGGTAGTTATCCGCGTATTTTGCCAATTCTGGTGCGATTGGCTAATGGTTCTGGCTTGGCGATCGCCCTGGGGCTAGGCATCTTTGGCATCGGGCTATGGCGATTCCTGGGCAGGCAAAGGTTCAAGCCGATCCTGTGGTGGTTGGGCTGTTTGGTGTGTCTCTTGTTCTTGCCCAATGCCGCCTATATTTTGACTGATCTAATTCACTTGATCCTGGATATTCGTAAGGGCTACCCGATCGGTGTGGTGATGTTTGGTCTGATGCCTCAATATTTGCTATTCATTGGCGTGGGGTTTGCCGCCTATGTGCTATCGATCATGAATGTGGGTTTTTATTTGCGCGATCGTGGCTTGAGCCGATACATAATGCCAACCGAAATTACGATTCATTTGCTCAGTGCGATCGGTATTTACCTGGGGCGGTTCGATCGGATGAATTCTTGGGATGTAATTGGCGATTCCACTGCTCTAGCCAAAGGTATCTTAAATATGCTCACCTCCACCCATGCTTTGCTTGTGATTGCGGTTACTTTTCTGGTCTTGGCGATTACCTATGCTTTGTCTAAGTTCATCAATCTTGGCCTATTGCTTCAATCCCAAGATCTCAAACGTCCTTAG
- a CDS encoding (2Fe-2S) ferredoxin domain-containing protein, with the protein MSQLDNEQLVDDRQEFSALGEKIIDVNNPDIQAQKELAPDVVESNIVASNIVASEQGNASNELNNELNEAEPQKTQQHVYVCQYRTCKKDGAEKVLAAFLAEDLPNVIVSECGCLGLCGSGPMIVVEPDDVYYWRVRASEVAAIAEHHLRGGEPIPSMLHPRVHPDPQQFRSGN; encoded by the coding sequence ATGAGTCAGTTAGATAATGAGCAGTTGGTTGACGATCGCCAGGAATTTAGTGCCCTGGGCGAGAAAATAATAGATGTCAATAATCCTGATATTCAAGCGCAAAAAGAGCTAGCCCCTGATGTTGTTGAATCTAATATCGTTGCATCTAATATCGTTGCATCAGAGCAGGGCAATGCCTCAAACGAATTAAATAATGAATTAAATGAAGCTGAGCCTCAAAAAACACAGCAGCATGTTTATGTTTGTCAATATCGTACTTGCAAAAAAGATGGGGCTGAAAAGGTCTTAGCGGCATTTCTGGCGGAAGATTTGCCCAATGTAATCGTCTCTGAATGTGGCTGCCTCGGTTTGTGCGGCTCTGGCCCCATGATAGTAGTTGAGCCCGATGATGTTTATTATTGGCGGGTGCGTGCCAGCGAAGTAGCGGCGATCGCTGAGCATCATTTGCGTGGCGGTGAGCCAATTCCGTCGATGTTACATCCCAGAGTACATCCAGATCCACAGCAATTTAGATCCGGTAACTAA
- a CDS encoding CAAD domain-containing protein yields MSEEKQATSPEPEATETTVIKDEAVASVVEAIEQKAAADLAVATDTVGTTVTTDETTSDDKDTATQQIFKDLVNKLKELWQKLTSAEQKPRITSVVIVVVSVLALIITSKLLEVVNSLPLLPPFLELVGIGYSIWFIQRYLFLAETRQELVDNVKGIKSKILG; encoded by the coding sequence ATGAGTGAAGAAAAACAAGCAACCAGCCCAGAGCCGGAAGCCACAGAAACAACTGTAATAAAGGATGAAGCGGTGGCTTCGGTAGTAGAAGCGATCGAGCAAAAAGCAGCAGCAGATCTGGCGGTGGCAACCGATACCGTTGGAACAACTGTCACTACTGACGAAACAACTTCAGATGATAAAGATACAGCCACGCAGCAGATTTTCAAAGATCTGGTGAATAAACTCAAGGAACTCTGGCAGAAGTTGACAAGTGCCGAGCAAAAGCCCAGAATAACGAGCGTGGTGATTGTAGTTGTGTCAGTTTTAGCCCTGATTATCACCTCTAAGCTGTTGGAAGTAGTCAACAGTTTGCCTCTGCTCCCACCCTTCCTGGAGTTAGTGGGAATCGGCTATAGCATTTGGTTCATCCAGCGCTATCTATTTCTGGCCGAAACTCGCCAGGAATTGGTGGACAACGTTAAAGGGATTAAGTCCAAAATTCTGGGCTAG
- a CDS encoding plasmid pRiA4b ORF-3 family protein, translated as MAPRRVKSSKQVYQLKISLDDIRPPIWRRVQVLDNITLRNLHWVIQLAMGWTNSHLHAFEVGRYPQEQRYGMVIDAYDTELGLKDDKKVYLSKIVDGEKFKFFYQYDFGDGWDHIILVEKILPIDPEVSYPICIKGKRACPPEDCGGVWGYMDLIDILQDPEHPDHESMLEWVDDGFDPNRFDLDAANKLLQQIDKFMSMYDR; from the coding sequence ATGGCTCCACGTCGGGTAAAGTCCAGCAAGCAGGTCTATCAACTTAAAATTTCCCTTGACGATATCCGCCCACCAATCTGGCGGCGAGTGCAGGTGCTCGATAATATCACCCTGAGAAATCTGCATTGGGTGATTCAGTTAGCAATGGGATGGACTAATTCACATCTCCATGCCTTTGAAGTTGGTAGATATCCGCAAGAGCAACGCTATGGCATGGTGATTGATGCCTATGATACCGAGCTTGGCTTAAAGGATGACAAAAAGGTATATCTCAGCAAAATTGTTGATGGCGAGAAGTTTAAATTCTTTTATCAGTATGACTTTGGCGATGGCTGGGATCATATCATTCTGGTTGAAAAAATCTTGCCGATCGATCCGGAAGTTAGCTATCCCATTTGCATTAAGGGTAAGCGTGCCTGTCCACCGGAAGATTGTGGCGGTGTCTGGGGCTACATGGATCTAATTGATATTTTGCAAGATCCTGAACATCCCGATCATGAGTCAATGCTGGAGTGGGTCGATGATGGGTTCGATCCCAACCGCTTTGATTTAGACGCGGCAAATAAGCTATTACAACAAATTGATAAATTTATGTCTATGTACGATCGATAA
- a CDS encoding ArsR/SmtB family transcription factor has protein sequence MVQTQKTSQTQPCCGESSDSKSTHAQLNQQQLATFCKAMGHPARVKILQILIDRGTCICGEIVEVMPLSQSTVSEHLRILKQAGLVKGEIDGPRVCYCVNPEQLQRFKAAVALL, from the coding sequence ATGGTGCAGACGCAAAAAACCTCACAAACCCAGCCTTGCTGCGGTGAATCATCTGACTCTAAATCTACCCATGCTCAATTAAACCAGCAACAACTGGCTACTTTTTGTAAAGCAATGGGGCATCCAGCACGAGTCAAGATTTTGCAAATTTTGATCGATCGCGGCACTTGTATTTGCGGCGAGATCGTGGAAGTAATGCCCCTATCGCAATCGACGGTGTCTGAGCATTTACGCATTCTCAAGCAGGCCGGTTTGGTCAAAGGTGAAATTGATGGCCCCAGGGTATGTTACTGCGTCAATCCAGAACAGTTGCAGCGGTTTAAGGCAGCAGTGGCATTACTTTAA
- a CDS encoding glycoside hydrolase family 24 protein, whose protein sequence is MDKNKLALLVTVCGFIYGSGGLGVTKPAIAQEYNACFMVTGSGRLVQFDFCKHNPPPAPPETAKPASPSPSPSPSPNSYSPSSLNYSASVNLKAFLQIIRYAEGTSSSDGYRIQFTGRRFYNYGDHPRQVNCGYYNGGQLCSTAAGAYQFLETTWDDVASSIGAYDFSPDWQDRGAIELIRRAGAMQDVEMGNIEQAIGKVAPVWASFPRWSGDSYGSYGQSVVPMYVLVHYFEAYRDYFNNEET, encoded by the coding sequence ATGGATAAAAATAAACTAGCTTTGCTGGTAACGGTATGTGGGTTTATTTATGGATCGGGTGGGTTGGGGGTAACCAAACCGGCGATCGCCCAGGAATATAATGCCTGCTTTATGGTAACTGGCTCAGGCAGGCTGGTTCAATTTGACTTTTGCAAGCATAATCCACCACCCGCACCACCAGAAACTGCTAAGCCAGCATCGCCATCGCCATCGCCATCGCCATCGCCAAATAGCTACAGCCCTAGCAGCCTTAACTATTCTGCTTCAGTTAATCTCAAGGCTTTCTTGCAAATTATCCGCTATGCCGAAGGTACGAGCAGTAGTGATGGCTATCGGATTCAATTTACTGGGCGACGATTTTATAACTATGGCGATCATCCCAGACAAGTAAATTGTGGTTATTACAATGGCGGTCAGCTCTGTTCAACTGCTGCCGGAGCCTATCAGTTTTTGGAAACAACCTGGGATGATGTAGCGTCTTCGATCGGAGCCTATGATTTTAGCCCAGATTGGCAAGATCGGGGCGCAATTGAGTTAATTCGGCGGGCTGGTGCAATGCAGGATGTGGAGATGGGTAACATCGAACAGGCGATCGGTAAAGTTGCCCCTGTGTGGGCCAGTTTCCCGCGCTGGTCAGGCGACTCCTATGGTTCCTATGGTCAATCGGTGGTGCCGATGTATGTGCTGGTACATTATTTTGAAGCCTACCGCGATTATTTCAATAATGAAGAAACTTAA
- a CDS encoding MIP family channel protein, giving the protein MQNSQIQQKRTTNRFLSAPAIAEGIGTFVMVFAGTGAVMVNELADGAITHLGISAIFGAVVAAMIYAVGHISKAHFNPAVTLGFWQSGFFKTQMVLPYIVAQVMGAIAASFLLMLCFGRIANMGATLPLNDQWLQAFILEVVLTFVLMFVILGSGLDRRAPIGFAGLAIGLTVGLEAACMGKITGASMNPARSFAPALVSGIWQHHWLYWLAPILGAQLAVIVYRHISNGFRDFD; this is encoded by the coding sequence ATGCAGAATAGTCAAATTCAGCAGAAACGAACCACAAATCGATTTCTTTCTGCGCCAGCGATCGCCGAAGGGATTGGCACTTTTGTGATGGTATTCGCAGGGACGGGGGCGGTGATGGTGAATGAATTGGCAGATGGTGCAATTACCCACCTGGGCATCAGTGCCATTTTTGGCGCGGTGGTGGCAGCGATGATCTATGCGGTGGGGCATATTAGCAAAGCGCATTTTAATCCTGCGGTGACACTGGGTTTCTGGCAAAGTGGCTTTTTTAAAACTCAGATGGTTTTACCCTACATCGTGGCGCAGGTAATGGGGGCGATCGCTGCTTCTTTCTTGCTAATGCTGTGTTTTGGTCGCATAGCGAATATGGGGGCAACGCTACCGCTCAACGATCAATGGTTGCAAGCATTTATCCTGGAAGTAGTGCTGACCTTTGTGTTGATGTTTGTGATTCTGGGCTCAGGCTTAGATCGCCGCGCGCCGATCGGGTTTGCAGGCTTAGCGATCGGCCTTACGGTGGGTCTGGAAGCCGCCTGCATGGGTAAAATTACTGGCGCTAGCATGAACCCGGCGCGATCGTTTGCCCCGGCCTTAGTGTCAGGGATCTGGCAACATCACTGGCTCTATTGGTTAGCACCGATTTTGGGCGCGCAACTGGCGGTGATCGTCTATCGCCATATTTCTAATGGTTTTCGTGATTTTGATTAA
- a CDS encoding inositol monophosphatase family protein: MEHNINWHGWLDFADRLAKEVGQQLLMDFGNASAEQKADGSVVTNSDRWADNYIKTAINKEYPHHGVLTEESALIFPDRDWCWIIDPIDGTTNFARGIPIWAISLGLLYRGVPVFGYVHLPTLGQSFHGWFSEPELTPELAVEVPNSAAFLNGQPIAIETQLPADTTINNYFFSSCSRSLAAMGRAEYPFKLRMLGVATYNLLTVATGATLAAVEATPKIWDIAAVWVILQAAGAQWISLNKDTPIFPLQPNQDYGDRSFPSLVVGQRNFLPTFLSLVEPLAN, from the coding sequence ATGGAACACAACATTAATTGGCATGGCTGGTTGGACTTTGCCGATCGCCTTGCCAAAGAAGTAGGGCAGCAATTGCTGATGGATTTTGGGAATGCCAGCGCGGAGCAAAAAGCCGATGGCAGTGTAGTTACAAATTCCGATCGCTGGGCTGATAACTATATTAAAACGGCGATCAATAAAGAATATCCACATCATGGCGTACTAACCGAAGAATCAGCCCTGATCTTTCCCGATCGGGATTGGTGCTGGATTATCGATCCGATCGATGGCACCACCAACTTTGCGCGGGGGATTCCGATTTGGGCGATCTCGTTGGGTTTGCTCTATCGCGGTGTGCCAGTGTTTGGCTATGTGCATTTGCCCACCCTGGGGCAGAGTTTTCATGGTTGGTTCTCTGAACCGGAATTAACCCCAGAGCTGGCGGTGGAAGTGCCCAACAGCGCCGCATTTTTGAATGGCCAGCCGATTGCGATCGAAACCCAACTACCCGCCGATACAACCATTAATAATTACTTTTTTAGTAGTTGTTCGCGCAGCCTGGCAGCGATGGGTAGAGCAGAATACCCGTTCAAGCTACGCATGTTGGGGGTGGCCACCTATAACCTATTGACCGTCGCTACGGGGGCAACGCTGGCCGCAGTTGAAGCCACGCCGAAAATTTGGGACATTGCGGCGGTATGGGTGATTCTGCAAGCAGCGGGGGCGCAATGGATTAGCTTAAATAAAGATACGCCAATTTTTCCGTTGCAGCCAAACCAGGATTATGGCGATCGTAGTTTTCCCAGCTTAGTCGTGGGTCAGCGGAATTTCTTACCTACTTTCTTGAGTTTGGTAGAGCCCTTAGCTAATTAA
- a CDS encoding hybrid sensor histidine kinase/response regulator, with the protein MTQVKVLVVEDEAISAENIAIRLQKQGYAVVGIVDAGDVAIETAKRTSPDIILMDIMLKGEVDGIRAASEIYTQLKVPIVYMTAFADRDTLERSKQAQPFGYLVKPFKPQELRATIEIALHKKSLEAEADREMENAQKLRQHAEAISKLNSEFVAMIAHEFRTPISTISLSTELLEKRGDKLSGEKREKRFKHIHESISSMTKLLDDVQLLSLDRNGSPSVNYSNIDLNIFCEDLLEEIQFVAQETHSLRFSGLKESTTASIDIKILRHVLINLLSNAIKYSPIGSEVSLSVSTIQKGSDRQEWLKFGVEDHGIGIPVHEQAQLFSSFFRASNVGTIPGTGLGLAIAKKFVRLHGGQIYCQSEAGQGTLFTIELPTEPIAQNH; encoded by the coding sequence ATGACGCAGGTAAAGGTACTGGTGGTTGAGGATGAGGCAATTTCAGCGGAGAATATTGCAATTCGACTCCAGAAGCAGGGCTATGCAGTAGTAGGAATTGTCGATGCTGGGGATGTGGCGATCGAAACCGCTAAGCGCACCAGCCCTGATATTATCCTGATGGATATCATGCTCAAAGGTGAAGTAGATGGAATTAGGGCAGCGAGTGAAATTTATACCCAGTTAAAGGTACCAATTGTATATATGACCGCCTTTGCCGATCGTGATACCCTGGAACGCTCCAAACAAGCTCAACCCTTTGGTTATTTAGTTAAGCCCTTCAAGCCCCAGGAACTACGCGCTACGATCGAAATTGCCTTACATAAAAAAAGCCTGGAAGCTGAGGCCGATCGGGAAATGGAAAATGCCCAAAAGCTACGCCAACATGCTGAGGCAATTAGCAAGCTGAACTCTGAATTTGTGGCCATGATTGCCCATGAATTCCGCACCCCAATCTCTACTATTTCGCTTTCTACTGAACTGTTGGAAAAAAGGGGCGATAAGCTCTCAGGTGAGAAAAGGGAAAAGCGATTTAAGCATATTCATGAATCGATCTCCAGCATGACTAAGCTACTTGATGATGTGCAATTACTCAGTCTCGATCGCAACGGCAGCCCCAGCGTTAATTACAGTAATATCGATTTAAATATATTTTGCGAGGATTTACTGGAAGAAATTCAATTTGTGGCTCAAGAGACCCATTCACTCAGGTTTAGCGGTCTGAAAGAGTCGACCACAGCGTCCATTGATATTAAGATTCTGCGCCATGTGCTGATCAATCTACTTTCTAATGCAATCAAATACTCGCCAATTGGTAGTGAGGTCTCTCTATCTGTAAGCACCATCCAGAAGGGGAGCGATCGCCAAGAGTGGCTTAAATTTGGGGTGGAAGATCACGGCATTGGTATTCCAGTCCATGAGCAGGCACAATTATTTAGCTCCTTCTTTCGGGCTAGCAATGTGGGGACGATCCCTGGTACTGGATTGGGTCTAGCGATCGCCAAAAAATTTGTGAGATTACATGGCGGCCAAATTTATTGCCAAAGTGAAGCTGGTCAAGGCACCTTGTTTACCATAGAGTTACCCACGGAACCGATCGCCCAGAATCACTAG